The genomic segment GAATATGCCGCTTATAATTTGGGAGCGTCTCGCTGGCAAGTATTTAAGGATGTATTTTTTCCGCTTTGCCGACCGGGCATAGCGGGCGGAGCGCTCATCTCAGCTATGAGCATTTTGGCGGATTTCGGCAACCCGATCGTTATTGGCGGAAATTTTAACGTGCTTCCAACGGAAGCTTACATGCAAATGGTGGGATTTTTCGATTTGCCCGCCGCGGCAATGTTGTCGACTTACCTGTTGGTTCCGGCGCTTGGCATATTTATCATCAACAGACGTTGGGTAGGAAAACGCTCCTATATTACCGTAACCGGGAAAGAAACCTCTTTGCCGCCTTATCCGATTCACAGATTTGTTAAATGGAGCATTTTCGCATTCTGTATCTTTGTTTCCGCATTCGTGCTGGCCGTTTACGGAGTTTTGTTCTACGGCGCATTCGCCAAAACATGGGGATATGATTGGTCATTTACTTTAAAAAATCTGCATTATGTTTTTGCCAAAGGCACTGAAATCACCAACAGCATCAAATTCGCGCTGATTTCTTCGCTCGCGGCTGCGGTGTTCTCCTTGTTGCTCGCCTATATTGTGCAAAGAAAACAAGTCGGGATTAACCGATTCCTTGATTTTCTCGCGATTTTGCCGGGAGCGGTTCCCGGAATATTCCTGGGACTTGGTTTCGCCATGGCGTTTAACGAAAAACCGTTCATGTTAACAGGAACATCCGCGATCATGATTCTCGCCTTAATGTTTTGGAATTTGCCCACATGCTACAGTTCAAGCCTTGCGGGCTTGCAACAAATCGGGACTTCCTTGGAAGAGGCTTCTGTCAATTTGGGGGCGGGGAATTTCAAAACATTTAAATCCATCTTGCTGCCGCTATTAAGCGGACCGTTCATTTCCGGTCTTGTCGTATCATTTTTGCGGTCGGTCACTTGCTTGAGCGTCGTCATTTTTATCTATTCCGCCAGCACATCGGTGGGCACCATTTCGATTCTCAGCCTTGTGCAAAATGGCGAATGGGGCGG from the Bacilli bacterium genome contains:
- a CDS encoding iron ABC transporter permease, which translates into the protein MNSLQMTVISTITCTVLAFVFAYAIARLDVPLKGLFKFITLLPIVSPPFIVALSYILLFGRQGLVTKQLFGLNIDIYGWQGLWVVQTITFFPYAYAVIYGVLKTTSVNLEYAAYNLGASRWQVFKDVFFPLCRPGIAGGALISAMSILADFGNPIVIGGNFNVLPTEAYMQMVGFFDLPAAAMLSTYLLVPALGIFIINRRWVGKRSYITVTGKETSLPPYPIHRFVKWSIFAFCIFVSAFVLAVYGVLFYGAFAKTWGYDWSFTLKNLHYVFAKGTEITNSIKFALISSLAAAVFSLLLAYIVQRKQVGINRFLDFLAILPGAVPGIFLGLGFAMAFNEKPFMLTGTSAIMILALMFWNLPTCYSSSLAGLQQIGTSLEEASVNLGAGNFKTFKSILLPLLSGPFISGLVVSFLRSVTCLSVVIFIYSASTSVGTISILSLVQNGEWGGASAFTVVLISIAFAVLAATKLFFRNQGKSYDL